A genomic window from Punica granatum isolate Tunisia-2019 chromosome 2, ASM765513v2, whole genome shotgun sequence includes:
- the LOC116193678 gene encoding probable protein phosphatase 2C 22 — protein MPPQRTTNQYRVVEEDELYRRIEHIIGDANLFSEEDLSDDVFFVAGGDREPEFDEEKEGDEGDDKDNDENRKFDEFEGNDVGLFTFAEYDEDDKDADAVWEAIDKRMDSRRKDRREVRLKREIEKYRSSNQQMRTRMSDVFIKPITAVEYFESGFFSIIRSRAWADIGFRSSMEDMYVCVDNFAHDYGFKNLSGGPIAFNGVFNGHRGKHTADFAYCHLLRIILEDKEFPHEIEKVISSTFLQTDAAFAEACSLDAALTSRTTALAATIMGRLLVVANAGDCRAVLCRRGKAIEMSRDHKPVCAKERKQIGAFGGYAYDEYLNGQLNVILSLGCNFIYQLLGRIISTQ, from the exons ATGCCGCCTCAAAGAACGACTAATCAATATCGTGTTGTGGAGGAGGACGAACTGTATCGGAGGATCGAGCATATTATTG GGGATGCAAATTTGTTTTCCGAAGAGGATCTTTCTGACGACGTATTTTTTGTAGCGGGAGGCGATAGAGAGCCCGAGTTCGATGAGGAGAAGGAGGGTGATGAGGGAGATGACAAGGATAATGACGAGAACcggaaattcgatgaatttgaGGGGAATGATGTAGGTCTCTTTACTTTTGCTGAGTATGATGAGGACGACAAGGACGCTGATGCGGTCTGGGAGGCCATTGACAAGAGGATGGACTCGCGAAGAAAAGATAGGAGGGAGGTGAGGCTGAAGCGGGAAATTGAGAAGTACCGTTCTTCGAATCAACAGATGAGGACGAGGATGTCAGATGTCTTTATCAAACCAATCACTGCGGTAGAGTATTTTGAGTCAggatttttttcaatcatccGTTCTAGAGCATGGGCTGACATCGGTTTCCGGTCAAGTATGGAAGATATGTATGTTTGTGTGGATAATTTTGCGCATGATTATGGATTCAAGAATTTAAGTGGTGGGCCTATTGCCTTCAATGGAGTTTTCAATGGGCATAGGGGAAAGCATACTGCTGATTTTGCCTACTGTCACTTGCTGAGGATCATTCTTGAAGACAAAGAATTTCCTCACGAGATCGAGAAAGTCATTTCTTCTACCTTCTTACAGACTGATGCCGCCTTTGCCGAAGCATGCTCATTAGATGCAGCCCTCACTTCTAGAACCACAGCATTAGCAGCAACAATCATGGGGAGATTACTAGTGGTAGCTAATGCTGGAGATTGTAGAGCAGTCCTATGTCGCCGAGGGAAAGCAATTGAGATGTCAAGGGACCACAAGCCTGTATGCGCCAAAGAACGGAAACAGATCGGGGCTTTCGGAGGTTATGCCTATGACGAGTACCTCAATGGGCAACTGAACGTAATTTTATCTCTTGGatgcaattttatctatcaaCTCCTAGGGAGAATTATCTCCACCCAGTGA